The Streptomyces sp. NBC_01244 genome contains a region encoding:
- a CDS encoding arylamine N-acetyltransferase family protein: protein MNHDALPSPPGSEPEWGAELLDLDAYLARIGYEGPRTATVETLRGLHRAHLAAISFENVTIALGEPLDIGVEAIQEKIVGAGHGGYCYENNLLFAAALERLGFPVSRLLARVRRGVAPIRWRSHTVLLVEAGGEVWLADVGFGDEGPLEPVRFQAGAQLEVGAWSWRLDQEGPDWILRSLHADGWFDVYALRLERQHPVDFQVANYYSSTNPRSPFVNNLVAQRPEDQVRYSLVNRVLSTQFPDGRKDVAELSGDEVVRTLRDTFLVTLSDDEAKLLRDRP, encoded by the coding sequence ATGAACCACGACGCGCTGCCGTCTCCGCCCGGATCCGAACCGGAGTGGGGGGCCGAACTCCTCGACCTGGACGCCTACCTGGCGCGCATCGGCTACGAGGGCCCCCGTACGGCCACCGTCGAGACGCTGCGGGGCCTGCACCGTGCCCACCTCGCCGCCATCTCCTTCGAGAACGTCACCATAGCGCTCGGCGAACCCCTCGACATCGGCGTCGAGGCCATCCAGGAGAAGATCGTGGGCGCCGGGCACGGCGGCTACTGCTACGAGAACAACCTGCTGTTCGCCGCGGCCCTGGAACGTCTGGGCTTTCCCGTCTCCCGCCTCCTGGCGCGGGTGCGCCGGGGCGTGGCGCCCATCCGCTGGCGTTCGCACACCGTCCTGCTGGTGGAAGCCGGCGGCGAAGTGTGGCTGGCGGACGTCGGTTTCGGTGACGAGGGGCCGCTCGAGCCGGTCCGCTTCCAGGCCGGAGCGCAGCTCGAGGTCGGTGCCTGGTCCTGGCGCCTCGACCAGGAGGGTCCCGACTGGATCCTGCGCAGCCTGCACGCGGACGGCTGGTTCGACGTGTACGCCCTGCGCCTGGAGCGACAGCACCCGGTCGACTTCCAGGTGGCCAACTACTACTCCTCCACCAACCCGCGCTCGCCGTTCGTCAACAACCTGGTGGCTCAGCGGCCCGAGGACCAGGTCCGCTACAGCCTGGTGAACCGGGTCCTGTCGACCCAGTTCCCGGACGGCCGCAAGGACGTTGCCGAACTCAGCGGTGACGAAGTGGTGCGGACCCTGCGCGACACGTTCCTCGTCACCCTCTCCGACGACGAGGCCAAGCTGCTGCGGGACCGCCCCTGA
- a CDS encoding HAD family phosphatase, producing MQSLQHLRLAALNIDGVLLNDTFSPVIHRFVTSRGGSYDGEVERGIFSQVRTVAARAMARAAGLDWTPERVLEVYFQERAAHLAQHPLRMLDGVEELLLRLRGLGLRTVCYGGLDKEHFDRHLGHLAHLFDGPGYISTNSFRPGVHEITTDWFGLDHTEALFVDDVARVGEAALGLGAAFIGHPSTFEHGFQRQQMREAGVRHLVGSLGEIDEGLLRRVDAEASYAACARSAYAA from the coding sequence ATGCAGTCCCTGCAGCACCTGCGGCTCGCAGCCCTGAACATCGACGGAGTCCTCCTCAACGACACCTTCAGCCCGGTCATCCACCGGTTCGTCACGAGCCGGGGCGGCTCCTACGACGGTGAGGTGGAGCGCGGGATCTTCTCCCAGGTCCGGACGGTCGCGGCCCGGGCCATGGCTCGCGCCGCGGGACTGGACTGGACCCCGGAGCGGGTGCTGGAGGTCTACTTCCAGGAGCGGGCCGCCCACCTGGCGCAGCACCCGCTGCGGATGCTGGACGGGGTCGAGGAACTGCTGCTCCGGCTGCGGGGCCTCGGCCTGCGCACCGTCTGCTACGGGGGCCTCGACAAGGAGCACTTCGACCGCCACCTGGGCCACCTCGCCCACCTCTTCGACGGCCCCGGGTACATCAGCACGAACTCGTTCCGGCCGGGCGTCCACGAGATCACCACCGACTGGTTCGGCCTCGACCACACGGAGGCGCTGTTCGTGGACGACGTGGCGCGGGTCGGCGAGGCGGCCCTCGGACTGGGCGCGGCGTTCATCGGCCACCCGAGCACCTTCGAGCACGGCTTCCAGCGGCAGCAGATGCGCGAGGCCGGGGTGCGGCACCTGGTCGGCTCCCTGGGCGAGATCGACGAGGGCCTGCTGCGCAGGGTGGACGCCGAGGCCTCGTACGCGGCCTGCGCGCGCAGTGCCTACGCTGCCTGA
- a CDS encoding GNAT family N-acetyltransferase, giving the protein MTRQPPITTEHMDGAAALRAADAFRLIYAEAFAEPPYEETGEDVAAAFLHFPAQTRRHGFRAALARTPEGEPVGMAYGWMLAPDAVWWDELTEPVSAAMRREDGHRTFGLVELAVRAPWRGQGVARSLHTALLDDIRAERVLLNVHPEARAASVAYRAWGYRKIGEARPRSADADLHDVMLLDLRR; this is encoded by the coding sequence ATGACGCGGCAACCGCCCATCACGACGGAGCACATGGACGGCGCGGCCGCGTTGCGGGCCGCGGACGCGTTCCGGCTGATCTACGCCGAAGCGTTCGCGGAGCCCCCGTACGAGGAGACCGGGGAGGACGTCGCCGCCGCCTTCCTCCACTTCCCCGCGCAGACACGCCGGCACGGCTTCCGCGCGGCCTTGGCCCGTACGCCGGAGGGCGAACCGGTCGGCATGGCCTACGGCTGGATGCTCGCACCCGACGCGGTGTGGTGGGACGAACTCACCGAGCCCGTGTCCGCCGCCATGCGCCGCGAGGACGGCCACCGCACCTTCGGGCTCGTGGAACTCGCCGTGCGCGCACCGTGGCGCGGACAGGGTGTCGCCCGGAGTCTGCACACGGCGCTGCTCGATGACATCCGGGCCGAGCGGGTGCTGCTGAACGTCCACCCGGAGGCCAGGGCGGCCTCGGTCGCCTACCGGGCGTGGGGATACCGCAAGATCGGCGAGGCAAGGCCCCGGTCCGCGGACGCGGACCTGCATGACGTGATGCTGCTCGATCTGCGGCGCTGA
- a CDS encoding VOC family protein, producing MVSVVQNVAIDCADAYGLARFWSGVTGRPVDPDARPGDPATQVLLAQGPALYFNQVPEAKTVKNRIHLCLRPETSSEQEVDRLLGLGAVLVADRRNPDGSGWAVLADPEGNEFCVLRSESDKAAMDS from the coding sequence ATGGTTTCGGTAGTGCAGAACGTGGCGATCGACTGTGCGGATGCCTATGGGCTGGCCCGCTTCTGGAGCGGCGTGACGGGCCGCCCGGTGGATCCGGACGCCCGACCGGGTGACCCGGCGACACAGGTACTGCTCGCGCAGGGCCCGGCGCTGTACTTCAACCAGGTGCCCGAGGCCAAGACGGTCAAGAACCGGATCCACCTGTGCCTGCGCCCCGAGACCTCGAGCGAACAGGAGGTGGACCGGCTCCTTGGCCTCGGCGCCGTACTGGTCGCCGATCGCCGGAACCCCGACGGCTCGGGCTGGGCCGTCCTCGCCGATCCCGAGGGCAACGAGTTCTGCGTCCTGCGCAGCGAGTCCGACAAGGCCGCCATGGACTCCTGA
- a CDS encoding winged helix-turn-helix transcriptional regulator, giving the protein MADKGKHQDTEACSRVSDGITQVFGLLGKRWTGVIVASLLEGPVHFADLRRSITGISERMLSDRLVELGAAGLVLREVDEGPPLRVAYRLTERGAALKPALTELGQWAEKCLIKGEDTC; this is encoded by the coding sequence ATGGCGGACAAGGGGAAGCACCAGGACACGGAGGCCTGCAGCCGGGTGAGCGACGGCATCACCCAGGTCTTCGGGCTGCTCGGAAAGCGCTGGACCGGCGTGATCGTGGCCTCGCTCCTGGAGGGCCCGGTCCACTTCGCCGATCTGCGCAGGTCCATCACCGGGATCAGCGAGCGCATGCTGTCCGACCGCCTGGTCGAGCTCGGAGCCGCCGGCCTCGTCCTGCGCGAGGTGGACGAAGGCCCGCCCCTTCGGGTGGCCTACCGGCTGACGGAGCGGGGCGCCGCGCTGAAGCCCGCACTCACGGAGCTGGGCCAGTGGGCGGAGAAGTGCCTGATCAAGGGCGAGGACACCTGCTGA
- a CDS encoding cupin domain-containing protein gives MTTQDQSAPELMHVAQGEGDTRWVFRDHYTFKAEKQDTGGAFGLLEVVLYPGSGAPPHTHHGEDEAFYLIEGSLELRWEGRVETAGPGSFVFLPRGKAHTYSVIGDTPVKMLAWYTPGGTEGYFKKLGISAANGEPRPPAEQFEIDAQTASKVALEFDVIR, from the coding sequence GTGACCACGCAAGACCAGTCCGCTCCAGAGCTCATGCACGTCGCTCAGGGCGAGGGTGACACCAGGTGGGTATTCCGTGACCACTACACCTTCAAGGCGGAGAAGCAGGACACCGGCGGCGCGTTCGGCCTGCTGGAAGTAGTCCTCTACCCCGGTTCGGGTGCCCCGCCGCACACGCACCACGGCGAGGACGAGGCGTTCTACCTCATCGAAGGCAGCCTGGAACTCCGCTGGGAGGGCCGTGTCGAGACGGCCGGGCCGGGATCCTTCGTGTTCCTGCCGCGCGGCAAGGCCCACACCTACAGCGTCATCGGCGACACGCCGGTCAAGATGCTGGCCTGGTACACGCCGGGCGGCACCGAGGGCTACTTCAAGAAGCTGGGCATTTCCGCCGCCAACGGGGAGCCCCGTCCGCCGGCCGAGCAGTTCGAGATCGATGCCCAGACGGCCAGCAAGGTCGCCCTGGAATTCGACGTCATTCGCTAG
- a CDS encoding PPOX class F420-dependent oxidoreductase, which translates to MTLLLNDTVRKLLDAPHPAVLSTLNPDGSPQSSVVWVTRDGEEILISTERGRRKERNIVRDARIGLTVFDLANPFLYAEIRGTATVTEDTGRAVAVRIAEEYEGPGAGRAYAEAPDENVRVVLRVTPAKVLGNAAR; encoded by the coding sequence ATGACTCTTCTGCTGAACGACACGGTACGCAAGCTTCTCGACGCCCCGCATCCGGCGGTGCTGTCCACGCTGAACCCCGATGGCAGCCCGCAGAGTTCGGTGGTGTGGGTGACCCGGGACGGGGAGGAGATCCTGATCTCCACCGAGCGCGGCCGCCGCAAGGAACGCAACATCGTGCGCGACGCCCGGATCGGGCTGACCGTCTTCGACCTGGCCAACCCCTTCCTCTACGCCGAGATCCGCGGCACCGCCACCGTCACCGAGGACACCGGGCGGGCCGTCGCGGTCCGCATCGCGGAGGAGTACGAGGGCCCCGGCGCGGGCCGGGCCTACGCGGAGGCCCCCGACGAGAACGTACGGGTCGTCCTGCGCGTCACCCCGGCCAAGGTGCTGGGCAACGCGGCCCGCTGA
- a CDS encoding FMN-dependent NADH-azoreductase, whose product MATLLHLDSSLSPAEGSTSRAVTAAFRKAWQEQNPDGTVVYRDLAADPAPHLGAPAAFAAFTDPATHGPEQAAAFAERLKLVEELERADAVLIGAPMYNFSIPSTLKAWLDQVIVMGRTAGPESPLKGLPVTVVASRGGSYAAGTPREGLEYVQNYLDGLLTAMFGAEVDFIVPELTLAATNPAMAELIPLAEASYAQALADAESKGKDFGAPIASAA is encoded by the coding sequence ATGGCCACGCTTCTGCACCTCGACTCGTCCCTCAGCCCCGCCGAGGGCTCCACCTCGCGTGCGGTGACCGCCGCCTTCCGCAAGGCCTGGCAGGAGCAGAACCCCGACGGCACCGTCGTCTACCGCGACCTCGCCGCGGACCCCGCCCCGCACCTCGGCGCCCCCGCCGCGTTCGCCGCCTTCACCGACCCCGCCACCCACGGCCCCGAGCAGGCCGCGGCCTTCGCCGAGCGGCTGAAGCTGGTCGAGGAACTGGAGCGGGCGGACGCCGTGCTGATCGGCGCCCCGATGTACAACTTCTCGATCCCCTCGACCCTGAAGGCGTGGCTCGACCAGGTCATCGTGATGGGCCGCACCGCGGGCCCCGAGTCGCCCCTCAAGGGCCTGCCGGTCACCGTCGTCGCCAGCCGCGGCGGCTCCTACGCCGCCGGCACGCCGCGCGAGGGGCTGGAGTACGTGCAGAACTACCTGGACGGGCTCCTGACCGCCATGTTCGGCGCCGAGGTCGACTTCATCGTCCCCGAGCTGACCCTGGCCGCGACCAACCCGGCGATGGCCGAGCTCATCCCGCTCGCGGAGGCCTCGTACGCGCAGGCGCTCGCGGACGCGGAGTCCAAGGGCAAGGACTTCGGGGCGCCCATCGCTTCGGCCGCCTGA
- a CDS encoding ScbA/BarX family gamma-butyrolactone biosynthesis protein, whose protein sequence is MITTLEPADRMTTSAPTECCACPAQSDDQLTTTVPRALVHRAAVAEVFLTGMCRPAEDRFHIRAQWPRGHSFFTPIAGTHYDPMLIAETIRQVGAYVAHETFGVPLGHQFLLWSLEYSTVPEHLVIGNAPASLDLTVTCPEIQRRGSRLTGLVYEVVVRQEDRVVATGKVGYTVTSPAVYQRLRAEQLANRPVSALPPAPLAPAQVGRLSPFDVVLAGSRPGVWELRYDTRHPVLFDHASDHLPGMVLLEAARQAALALGGEPDSVLPVSVTSTYQRYAEFGSPLLIHAEPTDSDLSDSARRSFKVTGVQDGEQVFEAVVSTERVDSGLQGF, encoded by the coding sequence ATGATCACGACTTTGGAACCGGCGGACCGCATGACCACGTCTGCTCCCACCGAGTGCTGCGCATGTCCGGCCCAGTCGGACGACCAGCTGACGACCACGGTTCCAAGAGCGCTCGTACACCGGGCCGCTGTGGCCGAGGTCTTCCTGACCGGCATGTGCCGCCCCGCGGAGGACCGCTTCCACATCCGCGCCCAGTGGCCGCGCGGACACAGCTTCTTCACCCCCATAGCGGGCACCCACTACGACCCGATGCTGATCGCCGAGACCATTCGACAGGTCGGCGCGTACGTCGCGCACGAGACCTTCGGCGTGCCGCTCGGGCACCAGTTCCTGCTCTGGTCGCTGGAGTACTCCACCGTCCCCGAGCACCTCGTCATCGGCAACGCCCCGGCCAGCCTCGACCTGACCGTCACCTGCCCCGAGATACAGCGCCGGGGGAGCAGGCTCACCGGGCTCGTCTACGAAGTGGTCGTCCGCCAGGAGGACCGTGTCGTCGCCACCGGAAAGGTCGGCTACACCGTCACCTCCCCCGCCGTCTACCAGCGCCTGCGCGCCGAACAGCTGGCCAACCGGCCCGTGTCCGCGCTGCCGCCCGCCCCGCTCGCACCCGCGCAGGTGGGCCGGCTCTCGCCCTTCGACGTCGTCCTGGCCGGCTCCCGTCCGGGAGTCTGGGAGCTGCGGTACGACACCCGGCATCCGGTCCTCTTCGACCACGCCAGCGACCACCTGCCCGGCATGGTCCTCCTCGAGGCCGCCCGCCAGGCCGCGCTGGCCCTCGGCGGCGAACCCGACTCCGTCCTCCCGGTCTCCGTCACGAGCACCTACCAGCGCTATGCCGAGTTCGGCAGCCCCCTGTTGATCCACGCGGAGCCCACCGACTCGGACCTGAGCGACAGCGCGCGCCGGTCGTTCAAGGTGACGGGCGTCCAGGACGGGGAGCAGGTCTTCGAGGCCGTCGTGAGCACCGAACGCGTCGACTCCGGCCTGCAGGGATTCTGA
- a CDS encoding MFS transporter, protein MGRLSGGQLLVELVQITNSGHAEVRSPALAEYRRYLLMSDVSASDRKSAGVPRTGIAKMTPTDTLTDEERAEQFPFGKNLVILAVAAIIVVSQGYVAIPLMSEIGGAWGVSQGSATWATTAFSFAYACASLASGTLSERYGRRVVIVGSIAAMAVATALVPFSGDLVTGCLLRVLQGAMAGVFTPVVYIYLSERVPARRLALALTVVSCALGVALIVGQVLGQVLGSSLGWRSVFWLVAPLLALVAAAAWRVMSPDTAKDLTPGGAKGPGALSVLRNGSLIALFVSSLAVLGSLTAIYTGVQLYGPAEVVGNHDTMLALRASALPAMVGAVLLAPVMGRISALTRTVIGFAGGAVGLLGAALFADSVIGLGISLFIFVLAISTVSPALVQAVGSGAGPARATATAIYSFILNVGVAVGAQLPQAMADLSNLALFLAVVMVIGIGLVWLAARSSRSRATA, encoded by the coding sequence TTGGGGAGGCTGTCCGGCGGTCAGCTGCTCGTCGAGTTGGTACAGATCACCAACAGCGGGCATGCCGAGGTACGTTCGCCGGCCCTGGCCGAATATAGGAGGTATCTTCTGATGTCGGATGTATCGGCCTCGGACAGGAAATCGGCCGGGGTCCCCAGAACCGGAATAGCGAAAATGACTCCGACGGACACTCTGACGGACGAGGAGCGTGCCGAGCAATTCCCCTTCGGCAAAAACTTGGTGATTCTGGCCGTCGCCGCAATCATCGTCGTCAGCCAGGGGTACGTGGCGATCCCCCTGATGTCGGAGATCGGCGGCGCGTGGGGAGTGTCGCAGGGCTCCGCGACATGGGCGACCACCGCGTTCTCCTTCGCCTACGCGTGCGCTTCGCTGGCGAGCGGTACCTTGTCGGAACGCTACGGCCGCCGTGTCGTGATCGTCGGGAGCATCGCCGCCATGGCCGTGGCGACCGCGCTCGTGCCGTTCTCGGGCGATCTCGTGACCGGTTGCCTGCTGCGCGTCCTGCAGGGCGCGATGGCCGGTGTGTTCACGCCGGTGGTCTACATCTACCTGAGTGAGAGGGTCCCGGCGCGCCGCCTCGCACTGGCCCTGACCGTGGTGTCCTGCGCCCTGGGTGTGGCGCTGATCGTGGGACAGGTCCTGGGGCAGGTCCTGGGATCCTCGCTCGGATGGCGCTCGGTGTTCTGGCTCGTGGCGCCGCTGTTGGCGCTCGTGGCGGCGGCTGCCTGGCGGGTCATGTCGCCCGACACGGCCAAGGACCTGACGCCCGGCGGAGCCAAGGGCCCCGGCGCCCTCAGTGTGCTGCGCAACGGCTCGCTCATCGCGCTCTTCGTGTCCTCCCTGGCCGTCCTCGGCAGCCTCACCGCGATCTACACCGGTGTGCAGCTCTACGGACCGGCGGAAGTGGTCGGGAACCACGACACCATGCTGGCCCTGCGCGCGAGCGCCCTGCCCGCGATGGTCGGTGCCGTGCTGCTCGCGCCGGTCATGGGGCGCATCTCCGCACTCACCAGGACGGTCATCGGATTTGCCGGCGGGGCCGTCGGACTGCTCGGCGCCGCATTGTTCGCCGACTCCGTGATCGGCCTCGGAATTTCCCTCTTCATCTTCGTGCTGGCGATTTCCACGGTCAGCCCGGCCCTCGTCCAGGCCGTCGGAAGCGGCGCGGGGCCCGCACGGGCAACGGCCACCGCCATTTACAGCTTCATTCTCAATGTCGGAGTCGCGGTGGGCGCTCAACTCCCCCAGGCCATGGCGGATCTGTCCAACCTGGCGCTGTTCCTCGCGGTCGTCATGGTCATCGGCATCGGGCTCGTATGGCTGGCTGCCCGATCCTCTCGGAGCCGCGCGACCGCATAG
- a CDS encoding DUF1266 domain-containing protein encodes MDGWTAPSSIERELYEAKARGDWPGYLDALARSELFLPQSRAQVDAEPTTARFHPTPDRRCLVVHTRGMLPVPDPHTVYLPRSLAWFSNAWDSADPPHLAVNPGSPTEAYLTTTPADLARWRAHWDAAAPVWGLAPGAVHSLHVGGPLHGPVAHGLAVGAHLAVSNGEFWNALAYHGNGYTRERERLRKGWGITGATEWHDTLRRLLATEMVSPVWEFALRVRRLLASDFAGPVDVEHWRHAAASSLRRSAERAAEPQLTPEGVTVAAPRPTAEVEGEVTGVQRLIGRIARYEQRFRADGLLPEDGWVRSVEGWDQGRASQMARWGLGTRYGTLADAEHGVLGAGEAAKATYRSWEEFSAGYALGRCLHFDEEEFGEWYTGVLATHLTLVTDPASPWRNIPWQT; translated from the coding sequence ATGGATGGGTGGACGGCGCCGAGTTCCATCGAGCGCGAGCTGTACGAGGCCAAGGCGCGCGGGGACTGGCCGGGATACCTGGACGCCCTCGCCCGGAGCGAGCTGTTCCTGCCGCAGTCCCGGGCGCAGGTCGACGCCGAGCCCACGACGGCCCGCTTCCACCCCACCCCGGACCGGCGCTGCCTCGTCGTCCACACCCGCGGGATGCTGCCCGTCCCCGACCCGCACACCGTGTACCTGCCCAGGTCACTCGCCTGGTTCTCGAACGCCTGGGACTCCGCGGACCCCCCGCACCTCGCCGTGAACCCCGGCTCCCCCACCGAGGCCTACCTCACCACCACCCCGGCCGACCTCGCCCGCTGGCGCGCCCACTGGGACGCCGCGGCCCCGGTCTGGGGCCTCGCCCCCGGAGCCGTGCACTCCCTGCACGTCGGCGGCCCGCTGCACGGGCCGGTCGCGCACGGACTCGCCGTCGGAGCCCATCTCGCCGTCTCCAACGGGGAGTTCTGGAACGCGCTGGCCTACCACGGCAACGGCTACACCCGTGAGCGCGAACGGCTGCGCAAGGGCTGGGGCATCACCGGCGCCACCGAGTGGCACGACACGCTGCGCCGCCTGCTCGCCACCGAGATGGTCAGCCCCGTCTGGGAGTTCGCGCTGCGCGTGCGCCGCCTCCTCGCCTCCGACTTCGCCGGCCCCGTGGACGTGGAGCACTGGCGGCACGCCGCCGCCTCTTCCCTACGCCGCAGCGCCGAACGGGCCGCCGAACCGCAGCTCACCCCCGAGGGGGTCACCGTCGCCGCGCCCCGCCCCACCGCCGAGGTGGAGGGCGAGGTGACGGGCGTACAGCGGCTGATCGGCCGGATCGCCCGCTACGAGCAGCGCTTCCGCGCCGACGGGCTGCTCCCCGAGGACGGCTGGGTCCGCTCCGTGGAGGGCTGGGACCAGGGCCGGGCCTCGCAGATGGCCCGCTGGGGCCTCGGGACCCGCTACGGAACCCTGGCCGACGCGGAGCACGGCGTACTGGGAGCCGGGGAGGCGGCGAAGGCCACGTACCGCTCGTGGGAGGAGTTCTCCGCCGGGTACGCCCTGGGGCGCTGCCTGCACTTCGACGAGGAGGAGTTCGGCGAGTGGTACACGGGCGTGCTGGCCACCCACCTCACCCTGGTCACCGACCCGGCGAGCCCCTGGCGCAACATCCCCTGGCAGACATGA
- a CDS encoding glucose 1-dehydrogenase: MREGTAMRGHGLLEGKVALITGASSGIGAAAARVFAREGALVVLAARREERIRELAEELRAGGAQAAYVVTDVTRREDAEAAVARAVEEFGRLDCAFNNAGWGVGRTPLHEMDDKLYDEIMEVNVRGVWNCLRPEIAAMLETGGGSIVNNSSVGGLLATPVAAPYVAAKHAVIGLTKAAAAEYGARGIRVNSVAPGTTRTEVVEEWFAAVPGIEAQLHAGTPQPRTAEPAEIAEAAAWLCSAKASFVTGVTVPVDGGFSMV, from the coding sequence ATGCGGGAGGGAACGGCGATGCGGGGTCACGGTTTGCTGGAGGGGAAAGTCGCACTGATCACCGGGGCGAGCAGTGGCATAGGAGCCGCGGCCGCCCGGGTGTTCGCGCGGGAGGGTGCGCTGGTCGTGCTCGCCGCGCGGCGCGAGGAGCGGATCAGGGAGCTGGCCGAGGAACTGCGGGCGGGCGGCGCGCAGGCGGCGTACGTGGTGACGGACGTGACCCGCCGGGAAGACGCGGAGGCGGCCGTGGCCCGCGCGGTCGAGGAGTTCGGCCGGCTCGACTGCGCCTTCAACAACGCCGGTTGGGGCGTCGGGCGGACACCTCTGCACGAGATGGACGACAAGCTGTACGACGAGATCATGGAGGTCAACGTGCGCGGCGTGTGGAACTGCCTGCGCCCGGAGATCGCCGCGATGCTCGAGACGGGCGGCGGGTCGATCGTCAACAACAGCAGCGTCGGCGGGCTGCTGGCCACCCCGGTGGCCGCTCCCTACGTCGCGGCCAAGCACGCGGTCATCGGCCTGACCAAGGCCGCCGCGGCCGAGTACGGGGCCCGGGGCATCCGGGTCAACTCGGTGGCGCCCGGCACCACGCGGACCGAGGTGGTCGAGGAGTGGTTCGCGGCCGTCCCGGGCATCGAGGCCCAGCTCCACGCGGGGACGCCCCAGCCGCGTACCGCGGAGCCGGCCGAGATAGCCGAGGCCGCTGCCTGGCTGTGCAGCGCGAAGGCGTCATTCGTCACGGGTGTGACGGTGCCGGTGGACGGCGGGTTCTCCATGGTGTGA